From Coffea eugenioides isolate CCC68of unplaced genomic scaffold, Ceug_1.0 ScVebR1_1722;HRSCAF=2624, whole genome shotgun sequence, the proteins below share one genomic window:
- the LOC113755775 gene encoding uncharacterized protein LOC113755775 — translation MALEMEIKELLAFSDSDLLVHQTLKQWVIRDSKIMLYHCNLLSLAKEADCMMKEVHSGIYEPHMNGYPLAEKIIRTGYFWLIMEYDCVDFVRKCVKCQMHDDIIRAPVAELHSMIVLWPYLMWGMDVIGTINSPILNGHRFILVAIEYFTKWVKTASYKHFKVRHRNSAIYRPQMNGAVEAAIKNLNKIIRKITEAHRDWHEKLPYALMAYRTTIRTSTGATHYSLMYGMETALPTEVEIPYAF, via the exons atggcaTTGGAAATGGAGATCAAGGAACTGCTAGCATTCAGTGATTCCGATTTACTTGTGCACCAGACGCTTAAGCAGTGGGTAATTCGAGATTCGAAGATTATGCTGTATCATTGTAACTTACTTAGTTTGGCCA AGGAAGCCGATTGTATGATGAAGGAAGTGCATAGTGGCATTTATGAACCACATATGAATGGATATCCACTGGCTGAGAAGATCATAAGAACAGGGTACTTTTGGCTTATTATGGAGTATGACTGTGTAGATTTTGTCAGAAAATGTGTCAAATGTCAAATGCATGATGATATTATACGTGCTCCTGTTGCAGAATTACACAGTATGATTGTTCTGTGGCCATATTTGATGTGGGGAATGGATGTGATTGGAACTATTAATTCTCCCATTTTGAATGGGCATCGATTCATTCTAGTAGCAATTGAATATTTCACTAAATGGGTCAAAACCGCATCTTACAAGCAT TTCAAGGTCAGACATCGAAATTCTGCTATTTACAGGCCTCAGATGAACGGAGCCGTAGAAGCCGCAATTAAGAATTTGAACAAAATTATTCGTAAGATAACTGAAGCACACCGAGATTGGCATGAGAAACTGCCTTATGCATTGATGGCGTACAGAACTACGATCAGAACTTCTACCGGAGCAACTCATTACTCTCTTATGTATGGAATGGAAACAGCATTGCCTACAGAAGTTGAAATTCCTTACGCATTCTAA